The following coding sequences lie in one Patescibacteria group bacterium genomic window:
- the recO gene encoding DNA repair protein RecO, producing the protein MSTYLTSAFVIKMRPFKERDRLYTILTEKQGKINLLATGSQKIISKMAGHLWPGHKIYLMGAHGKQFDHLASVRLEEIYLKPPYYLPSLILSQTLLELVDIFTEPGQSDPYLLELLEKYFKLISYLPKQVKLWRPAAKELLAGYILHLLKHQGLAVALSRCDKCKKELVNPVVYNWVQHGFYHQSCLSKGEKNVLLSVSGLQGLVSRNNSNFEDKAAAGILPFLVNYISGQVGREIATLKVLRNLLRYET; encoded by the coding sequence ATGTCCACTTACTTAACTTCTGCTTTTGTTATTAAAATGCGACCCTTTAAAGAAAGGGATAGGCTTTATACGATTTTAACCGAAAAGCAGGGAAAAATAAATTTATTAGCCACTGGTAGCCAAAAAATTATTTCTAAAATGGCTGGACATTTGTGGCCGGGTCATAAGATTTATTTAATGGGGGCGCATGGTAAACAATTCGACCATTTAGCTTCGGTGCGCTTGGAAGAAATTTATTTAAAGCCACCTTATTATTTACCTAGTTTAATTTTGAGCCAGACTCTTTTAGAATTAGTGGATATTTTTACCGAGCCGGGACAAAGTGATCCTTATCTTTTGGAGTTATTGGAAAAATATTTTAAATTAATTAGTTATTTACCTAAACAAGTTAAGCTTTGGCGTCCGGCAGCTAAAGAACTTTTAGCTGGTTATATTTTACATTTGTTAAAGCACCAAGGTTTAGCTGTGGCCTTAAGCCGTTGTGATAAATGTAAAAAAGAATTGGTTAATCCAGTAGTTTACAACTGGGTCCAGCACGGTTTTTATCATCAAAGTTGTTTAAGTAAAGGAGAAAAAAATGTTTTATTATCAGTTAGTGGTTTACAAGGTCTGGTTAGTCGTAATAATTCCAATTTTGAGGATAAGGCGGCGGCGGGCATTTTGCCTTTTTTAGTTAATTATATTTCTGGCCAAGTTGGTCGAGAAATTGCTACACTAAAAGTGTTACGTAATTTATTACGCTATGAAACCTAG
- a CDS encoding ATP-dependent Clp protease ATP-binding subunit yields the protein MSVLEIIWQKNYNLNALTVRRWKILIYRLVVLLILLAALVCLGFFLQSIIAVVGYISWQIILPPATGAKFFWAAILLFCYVWYRIDRENTWYPVLPASASLIEVDKYLSEGCWRVMEKAYRYAGKLKHSQVEPIHFLAGALEDSTTGRVLGRLGLDNVKFVSVLKKVLNDCPTAGSKAVGLSADSLKVWQAATTLALTRHSRRIEVTELLVALSQSESNIRDVWEEMSVTTQSIINITAWFSLRRRLRLLRQRQLKLAGLRPKKSLDRAYLAVATPLLNYLGRDLTYLAAQGYLAPCVGREKEVEEIYRLIEGGSHSVVLTGDPGVGKTSLLEGLAQAMAADEVPPILRDKRLVTLSLPQLLGNTSADQAAQRLWQALMEAVHAGNIVLVVENIGQLLGSTSQGSEAVSLADMMANAITKYGLLVVATIGQTDWNNNFEDSALGQVLQKIEVNEQEDDEAIQVLESYVPRLENKHQVYFSYGALETAVKLTKRYLPDRRLPEKAMSLCDETAVFIREQRGKKSIIKGEDIASLLAGKIHVPLTQVTEQESAKLINLEEILHRKIIGQDEAVRLVAEALRRARVNLRDDKKPVASFLFLGPTGVGKTELAKVVTGEYFGSDKEMVRLDMSEYQASDSIHLLLGAPQGKKGEGYLTESIRRNPYCLLLLDELEKAHPDVLNIFLQILDEGRVKDANGRLVDFSNAIIIATSNAGTEFIQDSLGAGQSLAEIREQLVRQKLKDYFRPEFLNRFDAIVVFKPLSLEEIEKVTVLLLNKLAKQLEVKNIRLKATPEAIKELAKKGFDPLYGARPLKRAIQDNVDSALAKYLLTGKLRRRDVVVLEPGGVVRVEKGVEL from the coding sequence ATGTCTGTTTTAGAAATAATCTGGCAAAAAAATTATAACTTGAACGCTTTAACAGTCCGGCGTTGGAAGATTTTAATTTATCGTCTGGTTGTTTTATTAATTTTATTAGCCGCTTTAGTTTGTTTGGGATTTTTTTTACAATCGATTATTGCTGTTGTTGGTTATATTAGTTGGCAAATTATATTGCCACCGGCTACTGGCGCTAAGTTTTTTTGGGCGGCTATTTTGTTATTTTGTTACGTTTGGTACAGGATAGACAGAGAAAATACTTGGTATCCAGTTTTGCCAGCCTCGGCCAGTTTAATAGAAGTTGATAAATATTTAAGTGAAGGTTGTTGGCGTGTTATGGAAAAAGCCTATCGCTATGCTGGTAAATTAAAACATTCGCAAGTAGAGCCGATTCATTTTTTAGCTGGGGCGCTGGAGGATTCAACGACTGGTCGGGTGTTAGGACGTTTAGGTTTAGATAATGTAAAATTTGTATCTGTTTTAAAAAAAGTTTTAAATGATTGTCCGACTGCTGGTTCCAAGGCGGTTGGTTTGTCAGCTGATAGTTTAAAAGTTTGGCAGGCCGCCACTACTTTAGCCCTGACTAGACACAGTCGGCGAATAGAGGTTACGGAATTGTTAGTGGCTTTATCGCAAAGCGAAAGTAATATCCGTGATGTTTGGGAAGAAATGTCAGTAACTACTCAATCAATTATTAATATTACAGCTTGGTTTAGCTTACGGCGCCGCTTAAGATTATTAAGACAAAGGCAGTTGAAGTTAGCTGGTTTAAGACCTAAAAAATCTTTGGACAGGGCTTATTTGGCTGTGGCTACGCCCTTGTTGAATTATTTAGGTAGGGATTTAACCTATTTAGCCGCTCAAGGTTATTTAGCCCCTTGTGTTGGTCGGGAAAAAGAAGTGGAGGAAATATACCGTTTAATAGAAGGCGGGTCGCATAGCGTTGTTTTAACTGGTGATCCTGGAGTTGGCAAAACTTCTTTGTTGGAAGGTTTGGCTCAAGCTATGGCGGCGGATGAGGTGCCACCTATTTTGCGAGATAAAAGGTTGGTTACCTTATCTTTACCACAACTTTTGGGCAATACTTCAGCTGATCAAGCGGCTCAACGTTTATGGCAGGCTTTAATGGAGGCAGTTCATGCTGGTAATATTGTTTTAGTGGTGGAAAATATTGGGCAGTTGTTGGGGTCTACTAGCCAAGGGTCGGAAGCGGTTAGTTTGGCTGATATGATGGCTAACGCTATTACTAAATATGGTTTACTGGTGGTGGCGACCATTGGTCAGACTGATTGGAATAATAATTTTGAAGATAGTGCCTTAGGACAAGTCTTGCAAAAAATAGAAGTTAATGAACAAGAGGATGATGAGGCTATACAGGTTTTGGAATCATATGTGCCTCGTTTAGAAAATAAACACCAAGTTTATTTTAGTTATGGCGCTTTGGAAACGGCTGTTAAGTTGACCAAGCGTTATTTGCCCGACCGGCGCTTACCAGAAAAGGCTATGAGTTTATGTGATGAAACAGCGGTTTTTATTAGGGAGCAACGTGGTAAAAAATCAATCATTAAAGGTGAGGATATTGCCAGTTTATTAGCCGGTAAGATTCATGTGCCCTTAACTCAGGTAACAGAACAAGAAAGCGCCAAATTAATTAATTTGGAAGAAATATTGCATCGTAAAATTATTGGTCAAGACGAGGCGGTGCGTTTGGTAGCCGAAGCTTTGCGTCGGGCCAGGGTTAATCTGCGGGACGATAAAAAACCGGTAGCCTCTTTCTTATTTTTGGGGCCGACTGGTGTGGGAAAAACTGAATTGGCCAAGGTAGTTACTGGTGAATACTTTGGTAGTGATAAAGAAATGGTTAGATTAGATATGTCGGAGTATCAAGCTTCGGATAGTATTCATTTGTTATTAGGCGCTCCGCAGGGTAAGAAAGGTGAAGGGTATCTTACGGAAAGTATTAGGCGGAATCCTTATTGTTTGTTGTTGTTGGATGAATTAGAAAAAGCTCATCCCGATGTGCTTAATATTTTTTTACAGATTTTGGACGAAGGTCGGGTTAAAGATGCTAATGGTCGTTTAGTGGATTTTAGTAATGCTATAATTATTGCCACTTCTAATGCTGGTACGGAATTTATACAAGATAGCTTGGGCGCTGGACAATCTTTGGCAGAAATTCGGGAGCAGTTGGTGCGCCAAAAGTTAAAAGATTATTTTAGGCCGGAATTTTTGAATCGTTTTGATGCTATAGTCGTTTTTAAACCTTTAAGTCTAGAGGAGATTGAGAAAGTTACTGTTTTACTTCTTAATAAATTAGCCAAACAGTTAGAGGTTAAAAATATTCGTCTTAAGGCTACACCCGAAGCAATTAAAGAATTAGCCAAGAAAGGTTTTGATCCGTTATATGGTGCTCGTCCTTTAAAGCGGGCTATTCAAGATAATGTGGATAGTGCGTTGGCTAAATATCTATTAACTGGTAAATTACGTCGTCGTGATGTGGTGGTACTGGAGCCGGGCGGCGTAGTCCGAGTGGAAAAAGGCGTGGAGTTGTAA
- the rsmI gene encoding 16S rRNA (cytidine(1402)-2'-O)-methyltransferase: protein MAGTLYLVATPIGNLDDISARALKLLTASSAVICEDTRVTKKLLNHYGINKPLLSWHHHSSAGKTEEIIKRLQAGDILSYASDAGTPGIADPGGQLVAAATAQGLKVIPIPGPSAVTTILSVCGFNTQSYIFLGWPPHKKGRQTFFKELKNYSSVIVFFESTHRIIKALTALQEIMPDRQLVVGRELTKMFETIYRGSAAAIIEQLKNSSTKGEFVIVIEGNH, encoded by the coding sequence ATGGCTGGTACACTTTATTTGGTAGCCACTCCTATAGGTAATTTAGATGATATATCGGCTCGGGCTCTTAAGTTATTAACCGCTTCGTCCGCTGTTATTTGTGAGGATACTCGAGTAACTAAGAAATTATTAAATCATTACGGAATAAACAAACCGTTGTTGAGTTGGCACCATCATTCATCTGCTGGTAAAACAGAGGAAATAATTAAGCGTTTGCAAGCGGGCGATATTTTATCTTATGCCAGCGATGCGGGTACGCCGGGGATAGCGGATCCAGGTGGACAGCTAGTGGCCGCTGCCACCGCCCAAGGATTAAAAGTAATACCGATTCCCGGACCTTCGGCTGTTACAACTATTTTGTCAGTTTGCGGTTTTAACACTCAATCTTATATTTTTTTGGGTTGGCCACCTCACAAAAAAGGTCGGCAGACTTTTTTTAAAGAATTAAAAAATTATTCGTCAGTAATTGTTTTTTTTGAATCCACTCATCGTATTATCAAAGCTTTAACAGCTTTGCAGGAAATAATGCCGGATAGGCAGTTGGTGGTCGGCCGTGAATTAACCAAAATGTTTGAAACTATTTATCGCGGTTCAGCCGCTGCAATAATAGAGCAGTTAAAAAATTCGTCGACTAAGGGAGAATTTGTTATTGTTATAGAAGGAAACCATTAA
- a CDS encoding AI-2E family transporter, with product MTAINEGRTIDISFMSLWRIVLVVFLIYVFYQVLDILGIILLSIVLSTALDPWVDWMNRYRVPRSLGVVIIYIALLSIISLGVLLLVPALVTQLTQLAGSFPYYYNKIASGLAALQTNSHDEVAAALQQALQSLGSTLASGTNSVLSSVAGLFGGLAQFIIALVITFYLIVDEQGLRRFIYSVTPQAKQAYAADLINRIRVKVSAWLRGQLLLMLIIGLMTYFGFWILNFIGLSSSVMQYALVLAFWAGLTEIVPYLGPILGGIPAVFIALAVSPIQALMVLVLYIIVQQLENNIIVPTIMKRSVGLNPIVSILVIMVGFNLGGVMGAIISIPLATIGALIFSDVFDKRAAAKKVEAEGQV from the coding sequence ATGACAGCAATCAACGAAGGAAGAACTATAGATATATCTTTTATGTCCTTATGGCGGATAGTTTTGGTAGTTTTTTTGATTTACGTTTTTTATCAAGTATTGGATATTTTAGGCATTATTCTTTTGTCGATTGTTTTGTCAACAGCTCTGGATCCTTGGGTTGATTGGATGAATCGTTATCGCGTACCTCGGTCTTTAGGCGTGGTAATAATTTATATTGCTTTATTATCCATAATTTCTTTGGGAGTTTTATTATTGGTACCAGCCTTAGTTACTCAACTTACTCAATTAGCTGGCAGTTTTCCTTATTACTATAATAAAATTGCTTCTGGTTTGGCGGCTTTGCAAACTAATAGTCATGACGAAGTGGCTGCTGCTCTGCAGCAAGCTTTGCAATCATTAGGTTCAACTTTGGCTAGCGGCACTAATTCAGTGTTATCTTCTGTAGCTGGTTTATTCGGCGGTTTAGCTCAATTTATTATAGCTTTGGTAATAACTTTTTATTTAATAGTTGATGAGCAGGGTTTACGACGTTTTATCTATTCTGTTACACCTCAAGCTAAACAAGCTTACGCAGCTGATTTAATAAATCGCATTAGGGTAAAGGTGAGCGCCTGGTTGCGCGGACAATTACTACTAATGTTAATAATCGGTTTAATGACTTATTTTGGATTTTGGATTTTGAATTTTATTGGTTTGTCTAGTTCAGTAATGCAATATGCTTTGGTGTTGGCCTTTTGGGCTGGTTTAACCGAGATTGTTCCATATTTAGGGCCTATTTTAGGCGGTATTCCGGCTGTTTTTATTGCTTTGGCTGTGTCACCTATTCAAGCTTTAATGGTTTTGGTTCTTTATATCATAGTTCAACAATTAGAAAATAATATTATTGTGCCTACGATAATGAAGCGGTCGGTTGGTCTTAACCCCATAGTATCAATTCTGGTTATTATGGTTGGTTTTAATTTAGGTGGTGTAATGGGTGCTATAATTTCCATTCCTTTGGCTACGATTGGCGCTTTAATATTTTCTGATGTTTTTGATAAGCGGGCGGCCGCCAAAAAAGTTGAAGCTGAGGGGCAGGTTTAA
- a CDS encoding NAD(P)/FAD-dependent oxidoreductase, with the protein MSEAVDQKNIDVIVIGAGPAGGQCARELAKMGYKVLLLEHSQEIGEPNYSTAGTTKETISEFELPQSVLSASWNKIYFESKNKKAIWEYDDPRGYVFNFADLKRFLVNEAVNFGADVMVGTAAMEIIKEEDNYVGIKYKGVLGEGEVRAKFIVDATGHWGFVNSKLNINNRLADDIVSGIELQVTAIPKNFIKTLAFFVGSQAPQGYGWVFPMEDNKASKIGIGSIGQLDKQYNTKEVLKNFLRKFEHTKKLEPIEIHGGGGYVNSGVKNHGQKNIILIGDAAFTANALAYEGIRHAMKAGRLAAQSINEVIKNKQDNNFLKNIYQTKWQEIFARRWYQSYLISKLVYHKFTDDDWDSLIEGLGKLSPADAFDIFFNYQYELMLKVPRLVWLLSRKLPKIFFK; encoded by the coding sequence ATGTCTGAAGCTGTTGATCAAAAAAATATAGACGTTATAGTAATTGGTGCCGGTCCGGCTGGTGGTCAATGCGCTAGAGAATTAGCCAAAATGGGTTATAAAGTTTTATTATTGGAACATTCTCAAGAAATTGGTGAACCTAATTATTCTACAGCAGGGACCACTAAAGAAACTATTTCAGAGTTTGAATTGCCGCAGTCGGTTTTATCGGCTAGTTGGAATAAAATTTATTTTGAATCAAAAAATAAAAAAGCGATTTGGGAATATGATGATCCGAGAGGTTATGTTTTTAATTTTGCGGATTTGAAGAGATTTTTAGTTAACGAGGCAGTTAATTTTGGGGCGGATGTTATGGTTGGAACAGCTGCTATGGAAATTATAAAGGAGGAAGATAATTATGTGGGGATTAAATACAAAGGTGTTTTGGGAGAAGGAGAAGTTCGAGCCAAGTTTATTGTGGATGCGACCGGTCATTGGGGTTTTGTAAACAGTAAATTAAATATTAATAATCGGTTGGCCGATGATATAGTTAGCGGAATTGAGCTCCAAGTGACTGCTATTCCGAAAAATTTTATAAAGACGTTGGCTTTTTTTGTTGGTAGCCAAGCGCCTCAGGGTTATGGTTGGGTATTTCCTATGGAAGATAATAAAGCTTCTAAAATAGGGATTGGTTCCATTGGGCAGTTAGATAAGCAATACAATACCAAGGAAGTATTAAAAAATTTTTTAAGGAAGTTTGAGCATACCAAAAAATTAGAGCCAATTGAAATACATGGTGGTGGTGGATATGTGAATTCGGGTGTTAAAAATCATGGGCAGAAAAATATTATTTTAATAGGTGATGCCGCTTTTACAGCTAATGCTTTGGCTTATGAGGGAATTCGTCATGCCATGAAAGCCGGTCGTTTAGCGGCTCAAAGTATTAATGAAGTTATTAAAAATAAGCAAGATAATAATTTTTTAAAGAATATTTATCAAACTAAATGGCAAGAAATTTTTGCTAGACGTTGGTATCAATCTTATTTAATTTCAAAATTAGTTTATCATAAGTTTACTGACGATGATTGGGATAGTTTAATAGAGGGTTTGGGTAAACTATCTCCAGCAGATGCTTTTGATATATTTTTTAATTATCAATATGAGTTAATGTTAAAGGTGCCTCGTTTAGTTTGGTTATTAAGTCGGAAGTTGCCTAAAATATTTTTTAAATAA
- a CDS encoding glycine--tRNA ligase, translated as MVNNQKVKDSNLLDKVMQLCKQRSIIFAGSELYGGLANSWDWGHYGAILKNNIRQAWLKHFVYSQADMVFLESSIIMNSQVWEASGHLQNFTDPLVDCKKCRKRFRADNLLEGKSLEPGYSKEKPVEWSDIKCPECNGDLTAVRQFNLMFKTNMGPVAEEGTEVYLRPELAAGMFTDFKIIQQTLRKKLPFGIAQQGKAFRNEITPGNWIFRTREFEIMELEYFVNPQDWAEAFDRWLEVMKDWLKFLGVRSDKLVFHEIEDGERAHYSKRTVDIEYHYPFGLKELYGLAYRTDYDLSQHAKHANQDLTYTDPVTKVSLMPHVVEPSMGLERTVLVTLLEAYCEEEVPTTKEGVTETRIVLKLPVSLAPIEVAILPLSKNTELAPLSQEIENLLRPNFRVEYDETQSIGKRYRRQDEIGTPYCVTIDFESLQDRAVTVRERDNMKQERITLEKLVDYLKAKLVS; from the coding sequence ATGGTTAATAATCAAAAGGTAAAGGATAGTAATTTGTTAGATAAAGTAATGCAGCTTTGTAAACAGCGGAGCATTATTTTTGCCGGTAGCGAGCTTTACGGTGGACTGGCTAATAGTTGGGATTGGGGACATTACGGCGCGATTTTAAAAAATAACATTCGTCAGGCCTGGCTTAAACATTTTGTTTATTCACAGGCCGATATGGTTTTTTTAGAGAGTAGTATCATAATGAATAGCCAAGTTTGGGAAGCTTCGGGACATTTGCAGAATTTTACGGATCCTTTAGTGGATTGTAAAAAATGCCGAAAGCGTTTTAGGGCTGATAATTTGTTAGAAGGTAAAAGTTTGGAGCCAGGTTATAGTAAAGAAAAGCCAGTGGAATGGTCGGATATTAAGTGCCCGGAGTGCAATGGCGATTTAACAGCAGTTCGGCAGTTTAATTTAATGTTTAAAACCAATATGGGTCCGGTAGCCGAAGAAGGTACGGAAGTTTATTTGCGCCCGGAATTAGCGGCTGGTATGTTTACTGATTTTAAAATTATTCAGCAGACTTTAAGAAAAAAATTACCTTTTGGTATAGCTCAACAAGGTAAGGCTTTTCGTAATGAAATAACGCCCGGTAATTGGATTTTTAGAACCCGGGAGTTTGAAATAATGGAATTAGAATATTTTGTGAATCCTCAAGATTGGGCCGAAGCTTTTGACAGATGGCTTGAGGTTATGAAAGATTGGTTAAAGTTTTTAGGCGTTCGGTCTGATAAGTTGGTTTTTCATGAAATAGAAGATGGTGAAAGAGCACATTATTCCAAACGTACGGTAGATATTGAATATCATTATCCTTTTGGTTTAAAGGAGCTTTATGGGCTAGCTTACCGGACGGATTATGATTTATCCCAGCATGCTAAACATGCCAATCAAGATTTAACTTATACCGATCCGGTGACTAAGGTAAGTTTAATGCCGCATGTGGTTGAGCCTTCTATGGGTTTAGAGAGAACTGTTTTAGTGACTTTATTAGAAGCTTATTGTGAAGAGGAAGTGCCTACAACTAAAGAAGGCGTTACAGAAACCAGAATTGTTCTTAAATTACCAGTGTCTTTAGCTCCGATTGAGGTGGCTATTTTACCTCTTTCTAAAAATACGGAGCTGGCTCCTTTGAGTCAGGAAATTGAAAACTTATTAAGGCCTAATTTTCGGGTAGAGTACGATGAAACACAATCCATTGGCAAACGTTACCGCCGGCAAGATGAAATAGGTACGCCTTATTGTGTTACTATTGATTTTGAATCTTTGCAAGATCGGGCGGTAACTGTTAGAGAAAGGGACAATATGAAGCAGGAGAGAATTACTTTGGAAAAATTAGTTGATTATTTAAAAGCCAAATTGGTTAGTTAA
- a CDS encoding insulinase family protein, with amino-acid sequence MALLKYSRLKNGLPILLAPMSGTATTTVLTMVKAGSRLETKNQQGLSHLLEHMLFKGSKNYPTARDLTQVLDSVGAEYNAFTGKEYTGYYIKTAAQHLPLALKVQADMITRPIFESAELVKEKKVVAEEINMYQDNPIMFIGDVLEQELFKGSSLAPLVSGSKESVNDLNRRQLVNYWQTNYNPRNMVVVVAGRLPSNLKKMLADNLNHLSAQGKKVVYNNFKPNYSSPRWSVNYKETAQVQLALGFPSVGAGHKLLPAVKLLSVIMGGNMSSRLFMRLREQEGLCYSIRTDLERYHNTGVFAIMAGLDKSRLSKALTLIKEELELVLKKGVSQAELNKAKEYGKGSITLLMENSARQAEWSAHQYLLENSLKTWPDYLREFDAVTTMDIKRAAFKIIDFKRLTLALIGPFKSSQKMLKYFV; translated from the coding sequence ATGGCTTTATTAAAATACAGCCGTTTAAAAAACGGTTTACCTATTTTGTTGGCACCGATGTCGGGTACAGCCACCACCACTGTTTTGACAATGGTAAAAGCCGGTTCCCGTTTGGAAACTAAAAATCAGCAGGGTTTGTCGCATTTGTTGGAGCATATGTTATTTAAGGGTTCTAAAAATTATCCAACGGCGCGAGATTTAACTCAGGTTTTGGACAGTGTGGGCGCGGAATATAATGCTTTTACTGGTAAGGAATATACTGGTTATTATATTAAAACTGCTGCCCAACATTTACCCTTGGCTTTGAAAGTACAGGCTGATATGATAACTCGTCCTATTTTTGAATCAGCGGAATTGGTTAAAGAAAAAAAAGTGGTGGCTGAAGAAATAAACATGTACCAAGATAATCCCATTATGTTTATAGGTGACGTATTAGAGCAGGAATTATTTAAGGGTTCTAGTTTGGCGCCTTTGGTAAGTGGTAGTAAAGAATCAGTGAATGATCTGAATCGTCGGCAGTTGGTGAATTATTGGCAGACTAATTATAATCCTAGAAACATGGTGGTAGTAGTAGCTGGTCGTTTGCCATCTAATTTAAAAAAAATGTTGGCTGACAATTTGAATCATTTATCGGCCCAAGGGAAAAAAGTGGTTTATAATAATTTTAAGCCTAATTATAGCTCGCCACGTTGGTCGGTTAATTACAAAGAAACAGCCCAGGTCCAGCTGGCTTTGGGCTTTCCTTCCGTGGGCGCTGGTCACAAATTATTACCAGCTGTTAAGCTGTTATCGGTTATTATGGGCGGTAACATGAGTTCTCGGTTATTTATGCGTTTACGGGAACAAGAAGGTTTGTGTTATTCCATTAGGACGGACCTGGAACGCTATCATAATACTGGGGTATTTGCTATTATGGCCGGTTTGGATAAAAGTCGTTTATCTAAAGCTCTAACTTTAATAAAAGAAGAATTAGAGTTAGTTTTAAAAAAAGGTGTTAGCCAAGCAGAATTAAACAAGGCTAAAGAGTATGGTAAGGGCAGTATTACTTTATTAATGGAAAACTCGGCTCGTCAGGCTGAGTGGTCGGCTCACCAATATTTGTTAGAAAACAGTTTAAAAACTTGGCCGGATTATTTGCGTGAATTCGACGCAGTGACTACTATGGATATTAAGAGAGCAGCCTTTAAAATAATTGATTTTAAGCGTTTAACTTTGGCTTTGATTGGGCCGTTTAAATCAAGCCAAAAAATGTTAAAATATTTTGTTTAA